A window of the Egibacter rhizosphaerae genome harbors these coding sequences:
- a CDS encoding creatininase family protein produces MSAPFDLSAASSAELAPTLGEGQVILLPVGATEQHGPNLGLGIDYRIADGLAHRIAERLYGLALVAPPLPFGLSAHHMAFPGTISIGSDAFQAVMTDVVRSLARHGPRHFLFVNGHMGNQAVLSVLTTRLEFEDGLRAASAFYLAQARDVIQEHAVTDRWGHACEIETSVAMVLAPELVHTDALEAGDLIEEYGPYEDNYQPHALQVPKSFAARTRNGAFGDARRANRGAGEEIVETAVDRIAAFARHFVTTDPNA; encoded by the coding sequence GTGAGCGCCCCGTTCGATCTGTCCGCCGCGAGCTCGGCCGAGCTCGCCCCCACGCTCGGCGAGGGGCAGGTAATCCTCCTGCCCGTCGGCGCCACCGAGCAGCACGGACCCAACCTCGGTCTCGGGATCGACTACCGCATCGCCGATGGCTTGGCCCATCGGATCGCCGAGCGGCTGTACGGCCTCGCACTCGTCGCGCCGCCGTTGCCGTTCGGGCTCTCGGCCCATCACATGGCGTTTCCCGGCACGATCTCTATCGGATCGGACGCCTTCCAGGCCGTGATGACCGACGTCGTGCGCAGCCTGGCGCGCCACGGCCCGCGCCACTTCCTGTTCGTGAACGGGCACATGGGCAACCAGGCCGTGCTGTCGGTGCTCACCACGCGGCTCGAGTTCGAGGACGGGCTGCGGGCGGCGTCGGCCTTCTATCTCGCCCAGGCACGCGACGTGATCCAGGAGCACGCGGTCACCGATCGATGGGGCCACGCCTGCGAGATCGAGACCAGTGTGGCGATGGTGCTGGCGCCGGAGCTCGTCCACACCGACGCGCTCGAGGCCGGCGACCTGATCGAGGAGTACGGGCCCTACGAGGACAATTACCAGCCGCACGCGCTCCAGGTGCCCAAGTCGTTCGCGGCCCGCACCCGCAACGGGGCGTTCGGGGACGCCCGCCGTGCGAACCGCGGGGCGGGGGAGGAGATCGTGGAGACGGCCGTGGACCGGATCGCGGCCTTCGCTCGTCACTTCGTCACGACGGACCCCAACGCGTGA
- a CDS encoding TRAP transporter small permease — MTTLPVEPLRAGVHHLARACAGLAGLCFFAIFLINAVQIAMRTFFGGGFLWVTDLSQLLFVWMVMLGVVVAYHQRGHIVVDFVVARFQGRSELALATAVRAIELVLFASLVYAGIQVTLVRTGIAYIQLGLPTSWAFAAVPTAGTLLLLAALVLPLRFEREAARDDVEPPEGDQE, encoded by the coding sequence GTGACGACGCTCCCCGTCGAACCCTTGCGCGCCGGTGTGCACCACCTCGCCCGCGCGTGCGCCGGCCTCGCCGGGCTGTGTTTCTTCGCGATCTTTCTCATCAACGCGGTCCAGATCGCGATGCGGACCTTCTTCGGCGGTGGCTTCCTGTGGGTCACCGATCTCAGCCAGTTGCTGTTCGTCTGGATGGTCATGCTCGGGGTCGTCGTGGCTTATCACCAGCGGGGCCACATCGTCGTCGACTTCGTCGTCGCGCGGTTCCAGGGACGCTCGGAGCTCGCCCTCGCCACGGCCGTACGCGCCATCGAGTTGGTGCTGTTCGCCTCGCTCGTGTACGCGGGCATCCAAGTGACCCTCGTGCGCACCGGCATCGCGTACATCCAGTTGGGTCTGCCCACCAGCTGGGCCTTCGCCGCGGTCCCCACCGCCGGGACCCTCCTGTTGCTCGCCGCGCTGGTCCTGCCGTTGCGCTTCGAGCGGGAAGCGGCGCGCGACGACGTCGAGCCACCGGAAGGAGACCAGGAGTGA
- a CDS encoding TRAP transporter substrate-binding protein, which produces MRAQLRRFWLLAALMTAALVLAACAEDEDDVADDEPDADGTEEPEPDDEPDDEPDDEPDDEPDDEPDEEEAEEEPDEAADETIDVEERTIRLATIRTTDDPAHAGAERFGEILSERTDGAVEVDIFPDSQLGDFPDLFADMQAGELDMFYEGISIYPTLDGGDNFLVTSVPFMWESYEQFREVMETDRFQELFDEAAEETGVRVIATAGDKEPRALSADRPVETADDMEGLSLRIAEAEMPQQFATALGAQPEVVPFSDLYLSLQQGVVDAQENGAISMVTQSFYEVQDYFMPIDYIRDVETFYMSDEIHADLEPELQEVIEEAAEEAGEVVTEQVGEQMDEAMGTLEENLEIVEPDIESFEEALEGEFEQFDGDLWEQGLLEETRELAEEAG; this is translated from the coding sequence ATGCGAGCGCAACTCCGCAGATTCTGGCTGCTCGCCGCGCTGATGACCGCCGCCCTGGTCCTTGCGGCCTGCGCCGAGGACGAGGACGACGTGGCCGACGACGAGCCCGACGCCGACGGCACCGAGGAACCCGAGCCTGACGACGAGCCCGACGACGAGCCCGACGACGAGCCGGACGACGAGCCGGACGACGAGCCCGACGAGGAGGAGGCCGAGGAAGAGCCCGACGAGGCCGCCGACGAGACCATCGATGTCGAGGAGCGCACGATTCGGCTGGCCACGATCCGGACCACGGACGACCCCGCGCACGCCGGGGCCGAGCGGTTCGGCGAGATCCTCTCCGAGCGCACCGACGGGGCGGTCGAGGTGGACATCTTCCCCGACAGCCAGCTCGGCGACTTCCCTGATCTGTTCGCCGACATGCAGGCCGGCGAGCTCGACATGTTCTACGAGGGGATCTCGATCTACCCGACGCTCGACGGCGGGGACAACTTCCTCGTCACGAGCGTGCCGTTCATGTGGGAGAGCTACGAGCAGTTCCGGGAGGTCATGGAGACCGACCGCTTCCAGGAGCTGTTCGACGAGGCGGCGGAGGAGACCGGGGTGCGCGTCATCGCCACCGCGGGCGACAAGGAGCCCCGCGCGCTGAGCGCCGACCGCCCGGTCGAGACCGCCGACGACATGGAGGGCCTCTCGCTGCGGATCGCCGAGGCCGAGATGCCACAGCAGTTCGCGACCGCCCTCGGCGCCCAGCCCGAGGTTGTGCCCTTCAGCGATCTGTACCTCTCGTTGCAGCAGGGTGTCGTCGACGCGCAGGAGAACGGCGCGATCTCGATGGTGACCCAGAGCTTCTACGAGGTGCAGGACTACTTCATGCCGATCGACTACATCCGCGACGTCGAGACCTTCTACATGAGCGACGAGATCCACGCGGACCTGGAACCTGAGCTCCAGGAGGTCATCGAGGAGGCGGCCGAGGAGGCCGGCGAGGTCGTGACCGAGCAGGTCGGCGAGCAGATGGACGAGGCCATGGGCACCCTCGAGGAGAACCTCGAGATCGTCGAGCCCGACATCGAGTCGTTCGAGGAGGCGCTCGAGGGCGAGTTCGAGCAGTTCGACGGTGACCTCTGGGAGCAGGGCCTGCTGGAGGAAACCCGCGAGCTGGCCGAGGAGGCCGGTTAG
- a CDS encoding RidA family protein, translating into MPTPTERLAELGLQLPEPAKPSFNYVPVAVHGDLAFVSGQLPKEEGEVRITGRVGEDADLEEARTAARICVLQGLAVTADALGGLDRIRRVVRVTGFVASAEGFHGQPKVVDAASDLLAEVFGDAGRHARSAVGVAELPRDAPVELEFIFSHDNVQ; encoded by the coding sequence ATGCCCACGCCGACTGAGCGCCTGGCCGAACTCGGCCTACAGCTGCCCGAGCCCGCCAAGCCGTCCTTCAACTACGTCCCCGTCGCGGTGCACGGCGACCTCGCCTTCGTGAGCGGCCAACTGCCCAAGGAGGAGGGCGAGGTACGCATCACCGGGCGCGTCGGCGAGGACGCGGACCTCGAGGAGGCCAGGACGGCCGCCCGGATCTGTGTGCTGCAGGGGCTCGCGGTCACCGCGGACGCGCTGGGCGGTCTCGATCGCATCCGGCGCGTCGTGCGCGTCACCGGCTTCGTCGCGAGCGCCGAGGGCTTCCACGGGCAGCCGAAGGTCGTGGATGCCGCCAGCGACCTGCTGGCCGAGGTGTTCGGGGACGCGGGTCGCCACGCCCGCTCGGCGGTCGGCGTGGCCGAGCTCCCGCGCGACGCCCCGGTCGAGCTCGAGTTCATCTTCAGCCACGACAACGTCCAATAG
- a CDS encoding NAD-dependent epimerase/dehydratase family protein, with amino-acid sequence MSRVTLAVFGGTGFIGRAVAAAGRARGYEPVLLAPDDPAGAAVVASDVPVVYCDVASPESVREALATTRPGAMVHLAAYGSGPAGLLAGASENPVAAVDVNVRGLVNVVEAAGEVGLDRIVWSSSTTVYAFGTPDPRSLVDERVPPAPQTIYGATKAAAELMAAPLEGRTGVRPVGLRLPLVFGPGRWYGGSQDALVAFVADVAAGRPTRIQATDTLADWMYVDDAAHALLAALHADSPGHVYNLAAHQASLAELARAVAAHARAPAAVDLVARQGPDFPLVDGSAAVTDLGLEPPLGLASAAADYVARTEVTDAHAD; translated from the coding sequence GTGAGCCGCGTGACACTGGCCGTGTTCGGCGGCACGGGGTTCATCGGCCGTGCCGTCGCCGCGGCCGGGCGCGCTCGGGGCTACGAGCCGGTGCTCCTGGCACCCGACGACCCGGCCGGGGCCGCGGTCGTGGCCTCCGACGTGCCGGTCGTTTACTGCGACGTGGCCAGCCCGGAGAGTGTGCGCGAGGCGCTGGCGACCACGCGCCCGGGCGCAATGGTCCACCTCGCCGCCTACGGCTCGGGGCCGGCGGGACTGCTCGCGGGCGCGAGTGAGAACCCCGTGGCCGCGGTGGACGTGAATGTGCGGGGACTCGTGAACGTGGTCGAGGCGGCCGGCGAGGTCGGGCTGGACCGGATCGTGTGGTCGAGCTCCACGACCGTCTACGCATTCGGCACGCCCGATCCACGGTCACTCGTGGACGAGCGCGTGCCCCCCGCCCCACAGACCATCTACGGGGCGACCAAAGCCGCCGCGGAGCTGATGGCGGCGCCACTCGAGGGACGTACCGGCGTCCGGCCGGTCGGGTTGCGGTTGCCGCTCGTGTTCGGACCGGGACGCTGGTACGGGGGCTCGCAGGACGCGCTGGTCGCCTTCGTCGCCGATGTCGCCGCCGGGCGACCGACCCGCATCCAGGCGACCGACACCCTCGCCGACTGGATGTACGTCGACGACGCCGCACACGCCCTGCTGGCCGCGCTCCACGCCGACTCCCCGGGCCACGTCTACAACCTCGCCGCCCACCAAGCGTCGCTGGCCGAGCTCGCCCGCGCCGTGGCCGCCCACGCCAGGGCGCCGGCCGCGGTCGACCTCGTCGCGCGGCAGGGACCGGATTTCCCGCTCGTCGACGGCTCCGCGGCCGTCACCGACCTCGGGCTCGAGCCGCCGCTCGGGCTCGCCAGCGCTGCCGCCGACTACGTCGCCCGAACGGAGGTCACCGATGCCCACGCCGACTGA